Genomic segment of Bacteroides stercoris ATCC 43183:
ATTGGTTGCTTTGCGGGCAGCAGTTGGCTTCGGTGAAGACGAGCCAGTCGTATTTGCTGGCTTTCACGCCGAGGGTGGCGGCAAGCTTCTTCCGGCTGATGTAGCGGGAAGAGTCGGGGACAAAACTGTGGTAGAGGTGCGGGTATTTCTCTTCCAGCAAGGTGAGGTAATCTTCGCTTTCGTCCGTGTTTCCGTCATTGATGACGATAACCTCAAATTGCGGATAATCCTGCTCCAGCACAGCTTTCAGGTTACGCCGCAGGTTTTCGCATTCTTCACGTGCGCAGATGATGACCGACACCGGCGGGAGCTCCTGCGAGAAGTGTACATTGCCGCGCTTCACGGCACGGCTGCGCAGGTGGATGCGGTTGTACAGGCAAAGGTAATAAAGGGCTTGAATGATAAAAAGAGTTCCCGTCGCTGCGAGTAATATCTGCTCGGTTGTATCGAATGTAAATGCTTCCATGTGTCCTATGACGTTTTATAACGTGCAAAGGTACGAAATTCGTCACAGATTACATGGTCTGATGCAGATTATTTATTTCCGGCACAACCTCAAACTTCGTTCCGGGGAAATGCCTGGAAAGATACTCCCGTATGTATTGCATCGTATCGTTCTGTATGGTCTTGTCCTCTACCGTGGGATAAAGGTTGTACAATACGGTGTCGAGTGTGATTCCCCGGTGCCCGATGGCTTCAAGGCTTAGCAGGGTGTGATTGATACTGCCCAGCTTGCCGGATGTCACGAAGATAAGGGGATAGTTCTTATCGGCAATGTAGTCTATGGTGAGATATTCTCCGGTCAGGGGAACCATCAGTCCGCCGGCTCCTTCCACGAGTACGGTGTCGTAGCGGCGGGCAAGCTCCTGTGTGGCGTTCTCTATTTTGTCGAAGTCGATAGGACGGTTGTCGATGCGTGCCGCAAGATGGGGAGAGCAGGGATAGGAGAAGATTTCGGGCATTGTAAGCCCCTCGTTATCCTCAGGCAGATAGCCGGTGCCCATGATGCGGCGGTGCAGGTCGATGTCCTCGGAGTGTCCGGTATTGCCGGTTTGAATGAATTTCTGGGTGATGACGCGCTGTCCGTTCCGGGATAGCTGCTTGGCATACCAGGCAGTGCAATAGCTTTTTCCGGCATCCGTATC
This window contains:
- the bioD gene encoding dethiobiotin synthase gives rise to the protein MKPNIYFISGIDTDAGKSYCTAWYAKQLSRNGQRVITQKFIQTGNTGHSEDIDLHRRIMGTGYLPEDNEGLTMPEIFSYPCSPHLAARIDNRPIDFDKIENATQELARRYDTVLVEGAGGLMVPLTGEYLTIDYIADKNYPLIFVTSGKLGSINHTLLSLEAIGHRGITLDTVLYNLYPTVEDKTIQNDTMQYIREYLSRHFPGTKFEVVPEINNLHQTM